The region GAGATGCTGGCCGCTTGCGTGGCGATGAACTTCTCGGGGTTGAGGTCCTGCGCTGTGATCTCCTGGATACTCACGTGCCTCACTACTCCCTCCATCTGCAGAATGGTGCTGCCGGGGTGTGCTCTGAGGCAGGGGACGTGTCATCCCTGGCCGGTACCCCCCAGTTCCCCGCGCACCCATCACATACCTCGCGGCCGCCCCCTCCCCGGGCGGGCGCGGCAGGAGAAGCGTAGCGGGGGAGAGAAGCTCTACCATACGAGTCCCGCAACCGGCAACTGCTCTGCGCACATCTGGAGCCGGACCGAGCGGGATGTCTGACCGGGGGCATGGCAGACGCAGATCGGGAGGGCTGGGCATGGCTTCTCCTGTGGAGGCGGGCCTGGTGCGGATCGGGATCCTGCACTCCCTGACCGGCACCATGGCCATTAGCGAGCGGTCGCTGGTCGAGTCCGCCCTCGTCGCCGTGGACGAGATCAACCAGGCGGGCGGCCTCCTGGGCGCGCGAGTCGAGGCCGTGGCGGCTGATGGCGCCTCCACCCCTGCGACCTTCGCACTGCGGGCGCAGGAACTGCTCGACGCGGGCGCCGTAGCCCTGTTCGGCTGCTGGACCTCGGCCTCGCGCAAGGCCGTCAAGCCGGTGGTGGAGGCCGCCGAATCCCTCCTGTGGTACCCGGTGCAGTATGAAGGGCTGGAGGAGAGCCCGCACATCGTCTACACCGGCAGTTGCCTCAACCAGCAGGTCACCCCGGCCGTGGCGTGGGCCACCGCCCAGTTCGGCCCCCGCGTGTTCCTGCTGGGCTCAGACTACGTCTTCCCTCGCACAGCCAACCGCCTGGTGCGCTCGCTGGTGGAGGACCCCGGTGACGGCGGGCGCATTGTCGGCGAGGCATACGCCGGCCTGGGCGAGCAGGACTTCGCCGAGACGCTTCGCCAGATCGCCGAGCAGCGCCCGGACTTCGTCCTCAACACGCTCAACGGCGACAGCAACCTCGCCTTCTACCGCCAGGCCCACGAGACCGGCCTGGACCCCGCGCACATCCCGGTCCTGGCAGTGAGTGTCGGTGAGACCGAGCTGCAGCCCCTCGCGCCGCTCGCCGCCGGCCACCTGGCGTGCTGGAGTTACTTCCAGAGCCTCGACAACCCCGAGAACCAGCACTTCGTCACGCGCTTCCGCGCCCGCTACGGCGCGGACCGTGTCTGCTCTGACCCGATGGTGATGGCCTACTGCCAGGTCCACCTGTGGCGGCAGGCGGTCGAGGCTGCCGGCGTGTTCGACCCGTCCGTGGTCGCGCAGTGTGCGGCCGGGCAGAGCTTCACCGGCCCCGCCGGCGCCATCGTGGTCAACGCGAACCACCACGTGACCAAGCACGCGTACGTGGGGCGCCTGCAGGGCGACGGCCAGTTCGAGATCGTCTGGCGCAGCCCCGAGCCCCTGAGGCCCCTGCCCTGGCTGGGCGTGGAGGACAGCGGGCTGCCCAACCAGGCGCTCATCCAGGAGGCCATGGCCAGCTACCCGGAGGCCCTGCACGCCGGCAGCCTCCTGCAGCAGGAGAACCGCGAGCGCCGGCGGGTCGAGGAGGCCTTGCGCGAGAGCGAGGAGCGCTTCCTGCTCGCCGTCCGCGGCACGGACGCGGGCATCTGGGACTGGGACCTGCGCACCAACAGAGTCTACTTCTCCCCCCGCTGGAAGAGCATGATCGGCTACGAGGAGGACGAGATCGCCGACGACTTCTCCGAGTGGGAGACGCGACTGCATCCCGACGACCGCGAGCGGGCCATGGCCACGGTCAGGGACTACCTGGAGGGCCGCACCCCCCAGTACGAACTCGAGCACCGCCTGCGCCATAAGGACGGCAGTTACCGCTGGATCCTGGCGCGCGGCGTCGCGGTGCGCGACGAAGCCGGACGGCCCTACCGCATGGCCGGCTCGCACCTGGACCTGAGCGTCCTCAAGCAGGTCCAGGCCGACCTGGAGCAGGCCAAGGAGGAGGCCGAGGCTGCCAGCCGCGCCAAGAGCGAGTTCCTGGCCAACATGAGCCACGAGATCCGGACGCCGATGAACGGCATCATCGGCATGGTCGGGCTGGCCCTCGATACCGACCTCACGCCCGCCCAGCGGGAATACCTCACCCTGGCCTCGCAGTCTGCCGACACCCTCCTGCGTCTCCTGAACGACATCCTCGACTTCTCCCGCGTGGAGGCCGGCAAGCTGGAACTCGTCCCCGCCCCCTTCGCCCTGCGCGAGTGCCTGGGCGACACCATGAAGACCCTCGGCCTGCGCGCGGCCAGCAAGGGCCTCGAGCTGGCGTGGCATGTCGCCCCGGAGGTCCCGGACGCGCTGTTCGGCGACGCGGGACGGGTTCGCCAGATCCTCGTCAACCTGACCGGCAATGCCATCAAGTTCACCGACCAGGGCGAGGTCGTCGTCCAGGTGGAGCAGCAGTTCCAGAGCCCCGAGCTGGTCGGTCTGCACTTCTCGGTGCGCGACACCGGCATCGGCATTGAGCGCGAGAAGCAGCAGGCCATCTTCGAGGCCTTCGTGCAGGCCGACGGGACGGCAACCCGGCGCTTCGAGGGGACCGGGCTGGGCCTCGCGATCTCCGCGCAGCTGGTGAAGCTCATGGGCGGCCGGGTCTGGGTCGAGAGCGATGCGGGCCGGGGCAGCACCTTCCACTTCTCGGTGACGCTGGGCCGCTGCGAAGAGCCGGCACAGGCAGAACCCGCGCCGTGGACCAAGCTCGCCGGCCTGCGCGTGCTCGTGGCCGATGACAATGCGACCAACCGGCGCATCCTCCAGGAGATGCTGCAGAGCTGGGAGATGAGGCCGGCCGTGGCCCACGACGGCCCCTCGGCGCTGGCGGAGGTGCAAGACGCGGTTGCCGCCGACGAGCCCTACCCGTTGGTGGTGCTGGATGCCATGATGCCCGGCATGGACGGGTTTGACCTGGCCGACGCGATCCGCCACACGCCGAGGATGGCCGGCGCCACCCTCATCATGCTGTCCTCGGGCGCGCGCCCCGAGGGCGCCGCGCGCTGCCGGGAGATGGGCATCCAGGTGTATCTGATCAAGCCCGTCAAGCCCTCCGAGCTGCTCGCCGCCATTCTCGCGGCGCTGGTGGCCGACGCTGCCGTCGCGCCGGCGACCCCGGCCGGCGGCGCTGCCCCGGGGTCTCGCGCCGAGCGCCCGCTGCGCGTCCTGCTGGCCGAGGACAACATCGTCAACCGACGCCTGGCGGTCTGGATACTGGAGCAGCGCGGCCACAGCACTGTCGTCGTGACCAACGGCCACGAAGCCCTGGCGGCTCTGGCCCGGGAGCCCTTCGACGCCATCGTGATGGATGTCGAGATGCCGGAGATGGACGGCTTCCAGGCGACCGCCGCCATCCGGGAGCAAGAGCGTGTGTCCGGCGGGCATGTGCCGATCATCGCCATGACAGCGCACGCCCTGGAGGGGGACCGCGAACGCTGCCTGCAGGCCGGCATGGATGGCTACATCGCCAAACCGCTGCGACCGGAGGACCTCGTTGCCCAGGTCGAGCAGAGCGTGGCCCCCGTGGCGCAGGTCCAGCCGGAGGCGGTCGCCGGCGCGGACGACCTTGTCGACGGCGACGCACTGTTGGCCCGGGTCAGCGGCAACCGCGCGGTGCTGCGAGAGCTGGTGGAGCTGCTCTTCGGCGACGCCCCGGGCCTGGTGTCGCAGGTCCGCGCCGCCGCCGTCGCCGGTGATGGCCCCGCCCTACAGCGCGCCGCGCACAGCCTCAAAGGCATGGTGGCCACGTTCTGCGCGCCGCAAGCGCTGGCCGCGGCGCTGCGCCTGGAGGAAGCTGCCGCCGGCGACTTCAGTGCCGTGGAGCCGCTCTGTGCTCAGTTGGAGCGAGAGATCGAGCGCATGCGCCCTGCCCTCGTGGCACTCGGAGAGGAGAGACCGTCATGAAGGTCCTCATCGCCGAAGACGATCGGATCAACCGCCGCCTGCTGGAGGTCTCGCTGCGCGAGTGGGGATATGAGGTCATCG is a window of bacterium DNA encoding:
- a CDS encoding transporter substrate-binding protein yields the protein MASPVEAGLVRIGILHSLTGTMAISERSLVESALVAVDEINQAGGLLGARVEAVAADGASTPATFALRAQELLDAGAVALFGCWTSASRKAVKPVVEAAESLLWYPVQYEGLEESPHIVYTGSCLNQQVTPAVAWATAQFGPRVFLLGSDYVFPRTANRLVRSLVEDPGDGGRIVGEAYAGLGEQDFAETLRQIAEQRPDFVLNTLNGDSNLAFYRQAHETGLDPAHIPVLAVSVGETELQPLAPLAAGHLACWSYFQSLDNPENQHFVTRFRARYGADRVCSDPMVMAYCQVHLWRQAVEAAGVFDPSVVAQCAAGQSFTGPAGAIVVNANHHVTKHAYVGRLQGDGQFEIVWRSPEPLRPLPWLGVEDSGLPNQALIQEAMASYPEALHAGSLLQQENRERRRVEEALRESEERFLLAVRGTDAGIWDWDLRTNRVYFSPRWKSMIGYEEDEIADDFSEWETRLHPDDRERAMATVRDYLEGRTPQYELEHRLRHKDGSYRWILARGVAVRDEAGRPYRMAGSHLDLSVLKQVQADLEQAKEEAEAASRAKSEFLANMSHEIRTPMNGIIGMVGLALDTDLTPAQREYLTLASQSADTLLRLLNDILDFSRVEAGKLELVPAPFALRECLGDTMKTLGLRAASKGLELAWHVAPEVPDALFGDAGRVRQILVNLTGNAIKFTDQGEVVVQVEQQFQSPELVGLHFSVRDTGIGIEREKQQAIFEAFVQADGTATRRFEGTGLGLAISAQLVKLMGGRVWVESDAGRGSTFHFSVTLGRCEEPAQAEPAPWTKLAGLRVLVADDNATNRRILQEMLQSWEMRPAVAHDGPSALAEVQDAVAADEPYPLVVLDAMMPGMDGFDLADAIRHTPRMAGATLIMLSSGARPEGAARCREMGIQVYLIKPVKPSELLAAILAALVADAAVAPATPAGGAAPGSRAERPLRVLLAEDNIVNRRLAVWILEQRGHSTVVVTNGHEALAALAREPFDAIVMDVEMPEMDGFQATAAIREQERVSGGHVPIIAMTAHALEGDRERCLQAGMDGYIAKPLRPEDLVAQVEQSVAPVAQVQPEAVAGADDLVDGDALLARVSGNRAVLRELVELLFGDAPGLVSQVRAAAVAGDGPALQRAAHSLKGMVATFCAPQALAAALRLEEAAAGDFSAVEPLCAQLEREIERMRPALVALGEERPS